From Quercus lobata isolate SW786 chromosome 1, ValleyOak3.0 Primary Assembly, whole genome shotgun sequence, one genomic window encodes:
- the LOC115985245 gene encoding transcription factor DIVARICATA, translating to MVNWDVMKWETEILPPNWGLDHESKSSKWTPAENKLFENALAVYDKESPDRWLKVAAMIPGKTVGDVMKQYRDLEVDVNNIEAGLIPIPGYTTSTSPFTLDWNSHALAYDGFRQTYSIAGKRSSSARPTEQERKKGVPWTEEEHKLFLMGLKKYGKGDWRNISRNFVVTRTPTQVASHAQKYFIRQLSGGKDKRRASIHDITTVNLIDMKSPSPDNKRPPSPEHSTVLHHHHNQQQSNSAATGRTPFQWNQPIGGGGATMAFNQAYGNVFMTTPYNSYGIKLEGQNLHRGVAHESYNIGPQNMVFQMHSAQHYSHG from the exons ATGGTAAATTGGGACGTGATGAAGTGGGAAACTGAAATTCTGCCCCCTAATTGGGGTCTGGACCACGAGAGCAAGAGCTCGAAATGGACTCCGGCGGAGAACAAGTTGTTCGAAAACGCGCTGGCCGTGTACGACAAGGAGTCCCCGGATCGATGGCTCAAAGTGGCGGCCATGATCCCCGGAAAGACTGTTGGGGATGTGATGAAGCAATACAGAGACTTGGAAGTTGATGTTAATAATATAGAGGCAGGGCTTATACCAATTCCTGGTTACACTACCTCCACTTCACCATTCACATTGGATTGGAATAGCCATGCCCTTGCCTATGATGGGTTTAGACAAACCTATAGCATCGCCGGAAAGAGATCTTCCTCGGCCCGCCCAACTGAGcaggagagaaagaaaggggTTCCATGGACAGAGGAGGAGCATAA ATTGTTTCTGATGGGACTGAAAAAGTATGGCAAAGGGGACTGGAGAAATATCTCGCGCAATTTTGTTGTGACTAGGACACCAACTCAGGTGGCTAGCCATGCTCAGAAGTACTTCATCAGGCAGCTTTCTGGAGGGAAAGATAAGCGGAGAGCAAGCATCCATGATATTACTACTGTTAATCTCATTGACATGAAAAGTCCTTCACCAGACAATAAAAGACCCCCATCCCCGGAACACTCTACAGTGCTTCACCACCATCACAACCAGCAGCAGTCAAATTCCGCAGCCACGGGCAGAACACCTTTTCAATGGAATCAGCCAATTGGTGGAGGTGGAGCAACCATGGCTTTCAACCAAGCATATGGGAATGTGTTCATGACCACTCCTTATAACTCTTATGGGATAAAATTGGAGGGTCAAAATCTGCACAGAGGTGTTGCTCATGAATCTTACAATATTGGACCTCAAAATATGGTTTTCCAAATGCATTCTGCGCAGCACTACTCCCATGGATGA